A single Eleginops maclovinus isolate JMC-PN-2008 ecotype Puerto Natales chromosome 5, JC_Emac_rtc_rv5, whole genome shotgun sequence DNA region contains:
- the LOC134864024 gene encoding multidrug and toxin extrusion protein 1-like — translation MDGSNKTPVKYSESMKEDLKPEEAAASVPGSVGCWGSCLKCVRRFIPPDFQHELLQLCKLAGPVVISQLMVFMISFVSTVFCGHLGKTELAGVALSIAVVNVTGISIGTGLSLTCDTLISQTYGSGNLKRVGVILQRGVLILLLACFPCWAILINTEPLLLAVKQSPEVASLAQLYVKIFMPALPAAFMYQLQGRYLQNQGIIWPQVVTGVVANIFNAIIQYVFLYPLNLGVAGSSAANAISQYILAVVLYAYICWKGLHKATWGGWTLECLQEWGPFVKLAIPSMLMLCLEWWMFEIGGFLAGLISEAELGAQSIVYELSVVAYMFPLGFAAAASVRVGNALGAGNIEQAKLSCKIPIVCAFLIACIVSIFASSARNVLGYIFTTDEEILQRVADIMIIFSFMHLADAVAGVAGGVLRGAGKQMIGALCNLVGYYFIGFPIGASLMFAANMGIEGLWTGLTICVLMQAIFFVGYLSKLDWKKAADEALVRSGVQIKEEREVVGTENPDSDQNHHEVCIDAFHCESSEEDGTREDLSVPSQNKSTTTTVGNVMSVQQLVLRRGLTLLLMIVILVVGVLLSEVLTKLLK, via the exons ATGGACGGCTCTAATAAAACTCCAGTTAAATATTCTGAGAGCATGAAGGAGGATTTAAAACCGGAAGAAGCAGCTGCCTCTGTCCCGGGATCCGTCGGGTGCTGGGGGTCCTGTCTGAAGTGTGTGCGACGCTTCATCCCGCCGGACTTCCAGCACGAACTCCTTCAGCTTTGCAAACTAGCGGGACCAGTG GTCATTTCCCAGTTGATGGTGTTTATGATCAGCTTCGTCAGCACGGTGTTCTGCGGTCACCTGGGCAAAACAGAACTAGCAGGGGTAGCTTTATCAATCGCG GTGGTTAACGTCACCGGTATTTCCATTGGCACTGGTTTGTCGTTAACTTGTGATACCCTCATATCTCAG ACGTATGGGAGTGGTAACCTGAAGCGTGTGGGGGTGATTCTTCAGAGGGGGGTTCTGATTCTGCTGCTGGCCTGTTTCCCCTGCTGGGCCATCCTCATCAACACTGAACCTCTTCTACTCGCTGTCAAACAGAGCCCAGAGGTTGCCAG TCTCGCCCAGCTCTATGTGAAGATCTTCATGCCTGCTCTGCCG GCTGCTTTTATGTACCAGCTGCAAGGGAGGTATCTTCAAAACCAG GGGATTATTTGGCCTCAGGTGGTGACTGGAGTGGTTGCGAATATCTTCAATGCAATCATCCAATACGTCTTCCTCTACCCACTGAATTTGGGCGTGGC CGGCTCCTCTGCAGCCAATGCTATCTCCCAGTACATTCTGGCTGTGGTCTTATACGCCTACATCTGCTGGAAGGGTCTGCATAAGGCCACATGGGGAG GTTGGACCCTGGAGTGCCTGCAGGAGTGGGGTCCATTCGTCAAGCTGGCCATCCCCAGCATGCTCATGCTGTGTCTGGAGTGGTGGATGTTTGAAATCGGGGGGTTCCTGGCCGGGTTGATCAGTGAGGCTGAGTTGGGGGCCCAGTCCATAGTCTATGAGCTGTCGGTTGTGGCTTACATG TTCCCATTGGgatttgctgctgctgccagtgTTCGTGTTGGGAACGCTCTTGGAGCAGGAAACATAGAGCAGGCCAAGCTGTCCTGCAAGATCCCCATCGTCTGTGCAT TCCTCATCGCGTGTATTGTTTCAATCTTCGCCAGCAGTGCTAGAAATGTCCTCGGATACATCTTCACCACCGACGA agAGATTTTACAAAGGGTTGCTGACATCATGATCATATTTTCCTTCATGCATCTTGCTGATGCTGTTGCG GGGGTGGCTGGAGGCGTTCTCAGAGGAGCAGGAAAACAGATGATTGGAGCTCTGTGTAACCTGGTGGGATACTACTTCATCGGTTTCCCTATCGGTGCGTCCCTAATGTTTGCTGCAAATATGGGCATTGAAG GCCTCTGGACAGGACTCACCATCTGTGTGTTAATGCAGGCAATTTTCTTTGTTGGATATTTGAGCAAACTTGATTGGAAGAAGGCTGCTGATGAG GCTCTTGTGAGATCAGGAGTCCAGATCaaagaagaaagggaggtggTGGGGACAGAAAATCCAG ACTCGGATCAGAACCATCACGAGGTCTGCATTGATGCTTTCCATTGTGAGAGTTCTGAGGAGGACGGGACACGTGAGGATCTGAGTGTCCCAAGCCAGAATAaatccaccaccaccacagtgGGAAACGTTATGTCGGTGCAGCAGCTGGTTTTACGCCGAGGACTCACGTTGCTGCTTATGATCGTCATCCTCGTGGTCGGGGTCCTTCTAAGTGAAGTCCTCACCAAGCTGCTGAAATGA